The following DNA comes from Triplophysa dalaica isolate WHDGS20190420 chromosome 5, ASM1584641v1, whole genome shotgun sequence.
ggaTGTTGGATTTGTTCTTTTATTCAGTGATTTACACCTGTGGGCGAGCATCTTCAGTGTTATCCTGGTCAACTACATATTTATGGATGGAAAGTCGGACTACTTCCAGGGTAGGTGTTATTAGTGTATATATCATATAGCTATCAGGGATGTCACAATATGTTGGTATAACtccgatttttttttataatcacaATTTCAGCACCAATTACAAAATTTGATTTAACAATCACAGTGGTTACAAACCGTCTCTGTTCCTCATTACAATCGCGTTTTGAGGGTTATTTGTTGACCAAATGTTACTAAACACAAAATACACTATGAATTTTACCAAcagtataatttatttgttttatcatgATATTGTGATCTTTTCCGTGTATTCTGTTGGCCACGATAATTGTGTATTAAAAATCtaatattgtgacagccctcaTTTAACCCTCATCAACTGTTTCGGGTCAACTTTCAAATGAATGTATACCAGTTTTGTTAATTGTGCTTGGTTTATTGATTGTATTTTTCAGTACGGTGTATGCTTGAGATATTTTTACATGACATAAAATGATATACCGTCATTTGTGTTATCTTTCcctaaactgttttttgttcCTGTATAGGCACAGCTCTGGTAGTTGTTTATCTCATTCTCCTGGCCTTGTACTTTTTTGCACCTGCTCCCCTCGGCTGctaagaaatatttgttttattgttgaaaTATCTGTAGTTCGTATGTTTGTCTTATAACCTTGTTTTTCCAGCAAATTAAATGTCAGAGCCCCAGTGTAACCAGGCTGACATTTAAGCGCTAAAAAGTTCTCcaaaaatatgtgtaaaaatattttacttgcGTAAAAAATTGATGCAGCAATGTATACtaataaaattgtgttgttttcattaaCCTTTCTTGACATTGTGTGTGCAATCATATTTGATAACCCCAAAGACACAACCACCAGTTTGAACAAGTTTATTAATCTTtccaacaataaacacaaaactggaACACAAGTTGTAGGAACCTGCCGAATACCTTGAACATTTGCTGCATGGCTTGGCAACTAAAGTCCAGGGAGACCCCCCATCCAAAAACATGAAGAAATATAGTATGACTCCATGTGAAATATACCACTGTATGGATAAAACGATTCTGAAAATGTTGCCATGGTCTGCACATTGCCTGTATAACAAGCACCTTTAGTCATGACCCATGCAAACAGTGATCCAGACATGCACAAAATGGCAGCGAGTAGTATTATGGGCATGGATGTGACCTTGCTCTAATGCAAGACTACCTTGGAAAGACAAACGGAGCTGTCTATCAGTATCTGTCTTGTAGGGTGTGAAATAGCAATGAACTTAATCATTTGCTGGTGTCCAACAATAGTTAAACGCtacaaaatgtgaatatttcAGTTGATTGAAGTGTATAATGGATTAGGTCATTCAACATAGCAATATGCGTTACCTCTGAATTCATGATGCTTTATTCGGCCTTTAAACCggcgatttttttttaaaattcaGAGCTTTGACAGGTCAGCATAGTAAAAAGATGCTCGGCTACATTATTGCTAAATGATGTTTTTCCTTTAAACTGTACAGATATAAATAGGCCCAAAAGATTTGCAGTATTATTAGCATTGTGCTGACCAGGCATGGTATTTAGAACAATTCTTTGTTGATTGTTTAATATTTCGAATATATTTATCAAGTGCTAGAAAGCTATAAATGATGTGCGCACATTTCTTTTTCAACGTTTCTGTAAATTCAGCGTGTCCAGAagtagaattttaattaaaataaagtgcgATTAGCAAGGCTTGGTGTTAAATTTAGCACATTATCAGGTCTTTCTTGGAAAGGCACTAGATCAATTAAAATGAGTCTCTGCATGCCATTGGCTTGAATgtcaaatataattaaatatttagaagATGGATGATTggtttacagaaaaataaacattagattttatttcagtaaaagcattaaaagaaaatttagGAGCACCTTGTTCACAGTGATGTAGGGATTGGTTTACAAAACTTGGGTGACAAGAACATGGAAACAGTTTGCTATGACTTTGTACAGCTTTGTTTAAACATTACTTGGTCTGTGGTTGTGCCTAACACGCAGATGTTTCTGCAAATCTGAACTGTGGCATCTGAGGAAGAACTGAGACACAATTCAACATTCGCACCCAACATTCGTTATCAACAGGTTGTCGCAAGTCTTTAACACTTACTCAGCACTGATTTACAACAAGTAAAAACCTTAAACCCGATCCCAGGCATCGACAGTTCTGCATAAGTCCGGTCAGTAGTGAACTGTAGAGTTAACAAGAAATTGAACCTCAATAACCCCAACTTACATCACTGCCAATTAAATAAGTGTGGAGATTGATAAAACTTAAATAATTCCTTGACAGAAGAGGAAAGAAACAGAATTAAGATACATCAGTAAAAACAACACGACAACTACCGAAGGccaataaataacaatattacaatctcaagacaaaacaaattcaGGTCACTGACCAATAGTGTTTGAGAAGAACCTCCTCTCTACTggatatatttatgttttggattgtttttcaaataattaaaaggTGCATacgcaaaacaaacaaaacaactcaAAAGGCATCCTATAGTTTTTGGTTTTAAGGCGGGCTGTTTTAGGACACCTGCAGAAGTACGATGGGGTTGTGTTCTCTATGTCCATGCGTTGGCTCAAGCGTCGTCGTCCTTCCTGTGATCAgcttgaaaataataaaaaagtacacgAACGGTACGTACACAATCAGTCTCTCGCATCCTCTCTTCTTCATTTCAAGCGTTCAATGAGTTCCTGGGTAAGGCCCAAATTTAGCAGCTGTATTGGGGTAAGTTGGGCCAGGTGTGGGAAGGCTTTGAGTAGACGCTCCCAACACAGCTCCAGCAGGCTAGGCACCACCAACCAGATCTTAAACAAGGAACCAGTCCGTTTATTCTCGTGGATGTTCACCACCCCGCCGTGAATGTACATGCAGCCAGCCTGAGATAATAAAGGAACggttttaaaattgaaatgaaaacccaaattgggttggtTGCCGTGTGAACTCACCGGGGTAACAGCAGCACAGTGGAAGTATGCAGGTTCAGGCATCACTGCAGGTAGTTTACTCCACTGGAACGTCTGCAGGTTGATCTTCCACAGGTCATCCAGTATTAGTTCACCATTATAACCTCCACATATAAATACATCTGTAGCAAAGAAACAATACGCTGCGATCACAAAAACTGGATTGTACACGTGAGCATCCAATTCAACAAAAACTACTTACCATGTTTAATCTGCACACAACTATGACATCGCCGAGGGGCAGGGTATCCTGAAAGAAAACCGCACAAAATCACAGCTTAGTGCAAAGCACGTTTTCAATTCGTTagacaataattaaaaaagtgaatCATTTTGTTACCTATTCTATCATGAGGTTTCGTCGTGATTTCCTCCCACGAATTTGTTTCGAGGTTATACGCGTGTATCTGAGCAATTGAAATGGAGTGATGACAAGAGAAAGAACAACATGAACCAACAAAATCAGTCCCACCTGCCTACATTACCACGAGGATGTTAACTGTGTACTTAAGTAAACACTGCGTAAATTGGTAACATATGGATGATTTGTACCTTGTCTAAAGGGTATGAAGTCCAGGACGTTCCACCACCAAGAATATAAATCCTCTGCCCATCATGAGCTATTTCATGTCTATATCTATAAGAAACACATTCAGCATATATTTACCACATCAGCCAAAAGGTGCAGGAGTGCAAAAAAAACCCAAAATATATTTCACGTCGCATTGATTTCGTCAAGTAACAGCTacataatcaaataaataaaagcgcAAAACCCAATTCTGTTTTCCTATGGACAGATATTTAGTTTAGTGGCTATGCATCTTCTTTCCTATCATTCAACCTTTATGGTTACTAGTCATAAATCACTCACCGCTCCTCAGGCAGATCATCTGGAGGATTGTTAGGTTTTAGATGAATCCACTCGCGTGTCGTCAGATCCAATCTGTGGAGATCGGTGCTATAAATGTAGCCTGTTGTACCTCCAAATACGTACAAGAAGCCATTGATGATGGCCATGGCCTGAAGATCACAAAAACAGGAATATGTTAGTATGTTTGATATTATTATCAATTAAAGATTCCATATGTTAAAGAAGTCTACCTGTCCATATATTCGATTAGGTTTCTTGCCCCTACAGTTGAGTAGAGACCATCGTTTGTATTTAACGTTGCATACATGAACATCGTTTCCGTTGTTTTCACCGAACGGGATTCCCGTCCCACCAAACACGAGCAGGTTGTTTCCATGCAAAACAGCTGTGTGACATATACAGAAGATGGTTACGAGAACTTTTCTTTCTGGAAACAGCTGTGTGGCTTTAAAATCCTTCCATCATCAAAAAGATGATACATATGCACACTCGCATTCTGACATTTACCTGACATGGAGGCCAGTTCAGTGGGCATGAACCCCTCTGTGCGAATCTGTTGCCACGTCCCAGTGGCAAAGTGGAACCTCCACAGCTCTCTGAACAGCGGGTAATCTTCATTTTCTGAACCTCCCGATTCGTCGTAGTCAGGGTTGTAGCCTCCAAACACATAAAGGTTGGTGTTGTCAGCTACGCAGCGATGTCCGCTCCGGGCCGGGGGGGCTCTGTGACCTACAGAGACAGACAGCAGCCTATTGATGATGAGACAACATACAGCTGGAAACCTCAGTCAGTGGTAAGGAGGGGAAATCCTTACTGGACAAGCTAATCTTTTGAAAGGTAGAGGGGAATAAATGAGTTTTAAAATTGGATTTAATCCAACTGATGCTGGaacaatttataacatttatgcattcacAGGACGGTTCTATAAAGGCACTTTTGAATTGGTTCTTCATCACTCacctgtaaaataaatacacactaCATTATTAGCTCATGTTGAAACTACACAAGACAGCAGAAGACTTTGGTTCCtaacaaatgtttcactttgtGGTGATAAAAATCTCTCCAGCTTTGCCTAGAAAACACCCCGAACCGGTCAGTCTTTTCATGCGACCAATCCTGACCAGCAACTCAACATATTCTCACGGCACGTGAGAGCAAACAGCCTCACCCTTTGCAAATATTCTGCCACAGAATTTGATTTGAAACCCGGTTCTACACCCGAGTCGAAACATTGCAGGGGGATCTAACAGGGACGGGAGggaacagaaaataaaactgagacacaaataaatgaaataaaagcaaCCGAAAGACATTCTTCACTCACAACCGGATGAACACGTTGGCCATCCTGCCCCAGCTTTGCCACAACGAAAGCTTAGCAGAAAGAGCCCGGGAGAAAGAGTGGTGATTTCGCACCACAGTGAAGAAAAGGAGTTTTGAAGAGAGGGTGGTGGAACAGCAGCATGGGGGAGGCGTGCAAGGTCAAATTTGCCCCCACATATTTGGGTTCTGGATTTGTgggttcttttgtttttaaggttCAGTTAAAGCCTATTACCCACCTTCTCTTAAAAACCTGTTAGGGATCCGTAGACTGGGGCAGGGTTGGCTCAGGATTCTTCGAGCTTGTAGCCAGCAAACTCTCTTCTTAGAGCCTGTTACCACAATTACCGCAGTgagacaaacaaaaataacaataacaaaaggacaatggcaaaataaaagaaataaacaagacaCATACTGGACAAACATTTTGCCCATGACTGGCTTTTCAAAGGGGCAAACggatttttggaaaaaatgaaAGGTAATGTACGGAGCCTCCGTAGCTCTAATAGCTAAATCCATTGCGACATAGCCCACAGTTTTCAACAAACCGCCTCGGAAAAAAttcctttaaaaataacaatgaaaggGGGTGCAAATCAATGAAAGTGGGCGAGGTAAAAAAAAAGCATAATCTGCACCAAATCAACATGGATTATCTCAAAATGAAACGGTATAAATAGCTTTTGGCAATAACACtcattcacaaacaacattCTAGATGACCACTTGTGATTTGGGGCATTTCCATAcaatcaaatgaaaacaaacatttatttgatacGAAACCAAACAGAGGAGCAAAGACAATCCTGACCGAAGACGACAGACGCAAAATTGCAACACAGTTGCAAGATGATTTTGTTATGTATCAATGCTATTAAAAGCTGTTTCacataataaacaataacaaacaatCTAATGCCATAATAACATCAGATTTGACCACTGTGCCAAATGATAGACAAGTCACATGGTTGCACTTGAGCCACTTAGATTATGCAAAACATCTGTTGAAACGGTTTACAATGGATAAAAAAAGTTGCCTCCTCCTATATAGAACAGGTTAAATAGTAGTAGTTAGCCAAGGATGTGGCATTTAGAAGTTGGTATGAGAAATGCACATTATGCGTGTGCACGACACCCAGTAGAtcatataacatatatatataggacAATACATTTATCTAGAGCTGGTGGTGAGCATAAATGCGACAGATGTACATCAGTTTAAAGATTTTTCACAGGCCCATTTTTGCCCATGTTGTGACCCATAAAGTCAATCAAACTTGGcaagtaaaatatatttctgaacTATAAACTATAAAGGAATTTTCTTGTCACATACATTTTAACGATGGTATGCATTTGTCCGGACTGTTTTGATTTAAGttataataactcaaaaaatacagctaacgaacacgttttctctttttggaaataaactatTCATATTTAGTCATACAAATAACAATAAggcaaacattaaacacaaaaatgaataacatattgataaatatgatttaatatacagtaaattaagtTTGACAGCTGAAATGGTGACATCCCTTTTGAGTTATCCAGATCGGTAACGTTACAGTAACAAGGTTTAATGCCTGAATAGAAAGCAACAGTCATCATCATCAAGTGACAACTAGATACAACACTAACACTTAGACAATATGACAGAAAAAGGACCAAATATACGTAAACTTATAAAGTTTCTTAGCAAAACAAACTACTAGCAACTTTGCTACACGGCTAACGCTAAATGCTAACAGCGCGAGAGATGGGAATAACGATGTAACCATGCGACATATCACTACATAAATCAATTAGATTAAAAAAGCATATCAATAAGTACtcttatattcattttaaaatttgggTGTTTTGCCTTGTCTCCACTGACCTGCAGCTCTTAGCGGGGGCCTTCCAGTCAGCCTCTCAAACTGATTGAGTCTGTCCGGGCTGTGCGCTGCTTCTGCGGCAGACATCTCTCCAAAAACCACGCGCTGCATCCACT
Coding sequences within:
- the klhdc10 gene encoding kelch domain-containing protein 10 isoform X1 — encoded protein: MQRVVFGEMSAAEAAHSPDRLNQFERLTGRPPLRAAGSKKRVCWLQARRILSQPCPSLRIPNRFLREGHRAPPARSGHRCVADNTNLYVFGGYNPDYDESGGSENEDYPLFRELWRFHFATGTWQQIRTEGFMPTELASMSAVLHGNNLLVFGGTGIPFGENNGNDVHVCNVKYKRWSLLNCRGKKPNRIYGQAMAIINGFLYVFGGTTGYIYSTDLHRLDLTTREWIHLKPNNPPDDLPEERYRHEIAHDGQRIYILGGGTSWTSYPLDKIHAYNLETNSWEEITTKPHDRIGYPAPRRCHSCVQIKHDVFICGGYNGELILDDLWKINLQTFQWSKLPAVMPEPAYFHCAAVTPAGCMYIHGGVVNIHENKRTGSLFKIWLVVPSLLELCWERLLKAFPHLAQLTPIQLLNLGLTQELIERLK
- the klhdc10 gene encoding kelch domain-containing protein 10 isoform X2; translated protein: MQRVVFGEMSAAEAAHSPDRLNQFERLTGRPPLRAAGHRAPPARSGHRCVADNTNLYVFGGYNPDYDESGGSENEDYPLFRELWRFHFATGTWQQIRTEGFMPTELASMSAVLHGNNLLVFGGTGIPFGENNGNDVHVCNVKYKRWSLLNCRGKKPNRIYGQAMAIINGFLYVFGGTTGYIYSTDLHRLDLTTREWIHLKPNNPPDDLPEERYRHEIAHDGQRIYILGGGTSWTSYPLDKIHAYNLETNSWEEITTKPHDRIGYPAPRRCHSCVQIKHDVFICGGYNGELILDDLWKINLQTFQWSKLPAVMPEPAYFHCAAVTPAGCMYIHGGVVNIHENKRTGSLFKIWLVVPSLLELCWERLLKAFPHLAQLTPIQLLNLGLTQELIERLK